The following is a genomic window from Actinomadura sp. WMMB 499.
CGTCGGCGAGCAGGTGCCCGATGGTGACCTCGCGGCGGAAGTCGACGTGCGGGAACGCGGCCTTCATGGTGAGCGCGGCCGACAGCGCCTTCTCCGAGGAGAGGTGCAGCAGGTTGATGTTCGGCAGGCCCGTCTCGTGCGCGAGGTAGGACGCGATGGTGACGGCGAGGCCCTCCGAGTGCGGCGGGCGGGACGCGCTGTAGGCGCGCAGGCCGGTGAGGGAGCCGTCCTGCTCGACGAGCCTGGTGTAGGCCGTCATGATCTCGGCGGTCTCGCAGTGCAGCGAGAGGGAGATGTGGTCGGCGTAGTCGGACAGCTGCTCGCGGGCCCTCTGGATCCCGCGCATGACGAACTCGAAGTGCGCGATGTCGTAGCGCTCGTCCGGGGGCGTCATGAGGAAGTCGCTCTGGCTCGTGGAGCGGCCGTGCAGCCCGTGGCTGCCGTAGAACATGAAGATCTTGAACGAGGTGACGCCGTGCTCCTCGACGAGGTAGGGGATCTCGTCGATGTGCTGCGCCATCATCGGCGCCAGGTGGAACGCGTAGTCGACGTAGGCGTTGCCCTGCGACGCCGACAGCACCTCCGGGAAGAACTCCCGGTAGGGGCCGCCCTTGTTGAGGTAGTACTGGCCGGTCCGCATGTAGGTCAGGGACGTCGTGACGCCGCCCTGCGCGCTCGCGCGGCTCTCGGTGCGGGTGTCGGTGGCCAGCTCGTTGTAGATGCCCCAGTGCTGGTGGGCGTCCACCACGCCGGGGAAGGCCAGCAGGCCGCCGCCGTCGACCACCGTGGCGGCGTCGTCGTCCGGCAGGTCCGGGGCGAGCCTGACGATCTTGCCGTCGTTGACGGCGATGTCGAGGGGCTCGGGCTCGGCGGCGTCGGCGGCGTCGGGACGGACCACCCGCACGTTCTTGATCAGCAGTTCGGTCGTGGCCATCTCATTCTCCTTCGGTGTGCGGGGTGGGAGCGGTGCGCCCGCGCGCGGCGGCGCCCGCCGCCAGGTACGCGAGCCCGAACGCGGGCAGCAGGCCGTTGCCGGGCAGGTAGCCGGCGGCGCCGTGGCCGGAGATCCCGGCGGCCGCGCCGCCCGCGGCGTACAGGCCCGGGATCGGGGTGCCGTCCGGGCGGACGACCGCCGCGTCCTCGTTCACGATCAGGCCGCCCTGGGTGTGGAACAGGGCGGGGACGACGCGGACGGCGGCGTACGGGGGCTCGAGGGGGCGCTCCCAGTTCGTGCGGCCGTGCGCGTCGGGGGTCTCGCCGCGCGCGACGGCGGCCGTGCGGGCGATCTCGTCGGTGAGGGCCCGCGCGGGCAGGCCGGTGGCCTCGGCGAGGCCCGCGGCGTCGCCGGCCCACACCAGGACGCCCGACTCGACGGTGTCGCGGAAGTCCTGGAACGCGCTGCACTGGTCGTGGACGGTCTTGTCGAGGACGATCCAGCCGGTGGCGTCCGGGCGGGCGGCGATCTCGGCGGCGTACTCGGAGTAGCCGCGGGTCTCGTTGCCGAACCGGCGTCCGCCGGTGTCGACGATGAACCCGCCGTGGATGATCGTCGCCCAGCCGACGAGGGTGCCCGCGCCGGGCGCGACGGCCCCGTGGCCCTGGTAGGCGTCCAGGTAGCCGGTGGCCGCGCCGAGCCCGCCGCCGATCCGCAGCGCGTCCCCGCGCGAGTGCTCGCCGCCGTGGTAGAGCGCGCCCGCGATCTCCGGGAGGTGCCGCTCGACCAGGTCGCGGTCGGCGCCGTAGCCGTTGGTGGCCAGCAGCACCGCGCGGGTCGGGATCTCCTCGCGCGTCCCGTCCGGGTACTGGACGACCGCCGCGCGCACCGCGCCGTCCGGGCCGGTCGCGACGTCGGCGAGCCGGGCGGGGACGAGCAGGTCGATGTTCGGGTGCGCGCGGACGCGGCGGGCCAGGTGGTCGATCACGCTGGAGCCGTGCCGTCCGGGGACCGAGTGGCAGCGGTGGACGGCGTGGCCCGGGTAGTTGAAGTCGGTGACCAGCGACAGCGGCAGCTCGGCGGAGTCGGCGAGCCACTCGACGAGCGGCGCGCTGACCTCGGCGAGCGTGCGGGCGAGCCGCGCGTCGGCCGTCCCGCCGGTCTTGGCGTCGATGTCGGCGACGAACCGGTCCGGGGAGTCGTCGACACCGGCGTCCCGCTGCCAGCGGGAACCGGCGCCGGGGAACATCGCGGTCGACATCGAGGTGTTGTTGCCGCGCCGGAAGTGCTCGTCGGCCTCGATCACGAGGACGTCGAGGCCGAGTTCGGCGGCGCGCAGGGCCCCGGCGAGCCCGCCGCCCGCGCCCGCGACGACCAGGTCGGGTCCGTCGGTCATGCGTCCTCCTCGTGGAGGGACGCCCCCACATATCCCCCGGCAAGAACTGCGCTCATGCCCTCGCTACGCAAGCTCCGCTCCGTCATGACGCACTCCTCGTGGGGGACGACCCCCCACACCCCCCGGCAAGAACTGCGCTCATGCCCTCGCTACGCAAGCTCCGCTCCGTCATGACGCACTCCTCGTGGGGGACGACCCCCCACACCCCCCGGCAAGAACTGCGCTCATGCCCTCGCTACGCAAGCTCCGCTCCGTCATGACGCACTCCCTCCGGACATCGCGGCGTCCGCTTCGGCGCGGGCGGCGAGGAGGCGCAGGGCGAGGGCCGTCGGGTCGACGACGGCGGCGGCCAGGGCGGCGTCCTCGACGTCCACGGCGGAGCAGCCGTTGATCACCGCGGTGGCCCCGGCCCTCGCCAGGACGGCGACGGCGTCGCCGAGCGCGGCGTTCCAGGCGGCCGTGTCGGCGATCGCGTCGAACGGCAGCGCGAGGATCGCGATGCCGGCGAGGTTCCCGGCGAGGCCGTAGGCCCGCAGGCGCCGGTCCAGTTCCGCGCCGATCGCCTCGTTCCGCACCACCGCACCGAATCGGATATTCAACGCAGAGAGGTGCATACTACTCAGCTTGAGGAGCCCGTTCACCGGCACGCCCGCCGGGGCCGGGGCCGGGCCGTCGGGGACGGCCGGGTCGAGCACGCAGTCGGGGAACGCCAGGTCGAACCCTTCCCCGGCCTCCGCGATGGCGCTCGCCACCGCCTTCTCGGACGCCCGCACGGACGCCTCGTCCTCCAGGGACGGGGGCGCGGCGGAGCCGACGTCGCGCAGCTCGACCGTCAGGCCGGGCGGGGCCAGCCGGTCGTAGCGGGCCTGCCGCCGCCGGACCTCGTCCGGCGGCAGGTGGATCGGCGTCACCGCGAGGGCGCGCATCGGCTCATCTCCTTATTCCTCGGTGCCGTTCCGCGCGCCGGCGAGTCCGCGCAGGGGCGCGCCGGCGTGCGGCAGGGTCGGCAGGTCGCGGGCGAACCCGGCGGCCCGGTCGATCAGCGCGGACCCGCCGGGCAGCCACCGGTGCAGCAGCCGCACGACGTCGCGCTCGTCCAGGGGGTGGTGGTCGGCGTCACCGACCGGGTTCGGCGCCTCGCGGGTGAGCGTCGCGCCGTCGTCCAGCTCGACGGTGACGCGGGCGGGGCGCTCGTCCGGCAGCCGCGCGGTCAGGTCGGCGGCGGCGGTCACGCGGACGCGCCGGGCGAGCCCGCGCAGGTCCGGGTCGTCGAGGCGGCCGGGGCCGGACGCGGCCGGGCCGACCTCGCCGTCGAGCAGGGCGGCGGCCACGGCGAACGGGGTGGAGAACATCGCCGCCAGCCGGGAGTCCCACTCGGCCGACGCCAGGCCCGCGCCGAGCGCGTGGGTCTCCACCAGGACCGCCGTGATCCGCGCCGGGTCGAGGTGGCCGCGCAGGTCGAGAGCGGCGTCGGCGGCCGGATGGGTGAACGAGCAGGACGCGTGCCGCTTGAAGTAGCCGCGCGCCACGTCCCAGCGCTCGCCGAGGCCGCCGGTCAGCTCGGCGGCGTCCAGCTCGCCGAGCAGGGCGCCGAGCGACAGCGCGGCCGTGCCGGTGTTGCGGGCGACCCCGGCCGCCGCCATCCGCGCCGCCGCCAGGCCCGAGACGTTCGACGCGCCCATCCACGCGTTGCGGACGGGGTTCCCGTCGGTCGCGGACGCGAAGTGCCCGGCCACCGGGAGGCCCGCGCCCGCGTCGATCGCGGCGGCGGTCGCGGCGGCGTCCAGGCCGAGCAGCCGCGCGCACCCGGCCGCGGCGCCCGCGACGCCCCAGTTGCCGTGGGGGTGGGCGCCCTCGCGGAGCCGGGCGGCGCGGCCGAACCGGGCGGCGACCTCGTAGGCGGCCAGCAGCGCCGCGGCGGTGTCGGCGCCCGTGGCGTCGCGCTCGGCGGCCAGCGCCAGGACGGCCGGGAAGCCGTGCGCCGCCGGGTGGCCCTTCGCGTACTTGTTGCCCTCGTCCAGCTCGAGCGAGACCAGCGCGTTCGCGTTCAGCCAGGCGGCGGCGTCCACCGCGACCGACCGGCCGCCGCCGATCAGCGGCGCCGGCCCGTCCGGGGCGTTCCAGGCGGCCCGCAGCGCCCGCTGCTCGTCGAGCGCGGCGCCCAGCGCCGTCACCCCGAGGGTGTCGAGCAGGACGAGCGACAGCCGCTCCAGCACCGGACCCGGCACGTCCGCGACGTCGAGCCCGGCGGCCCACTCCCCCAGCCGCGCGGTGGCCTCCCGCGCGCGGGCCTTCAGCTCCTCGTTCGTCAAAGCCCCAGGTACGCCTTCCTCACCTCGGCGGAACCGGCCAGCTCGGCACCGGTCCCGTGCAGGACGGTCGCGCCGCTCTCCATCACGTACGCGCGGTCGGCGATGCCGAGCGCCTGCTTGGCGTTCTGCTCCACCAGCAGGACCGCGACGCCGGTGTCGCGGATGCGCTTGACCGCGTCGAGCATCGTCCACGTCAGCTTCGGCGCCAGGCCGGTGGACGGCTCGTCCAGCATCAGCAGCCGGGGCCGGGCCATCAGCGCGCGGGCGATCGCGAGCATCTGCTGCTGCCCGCCGCTGAAGGTCTGCGCCACCTGGTGGCGGCGCTCGGCCAGGATCGGGAACAGCTCGAACACCTCGCGCATCGACTCCGCGGCCTCCTCCGAGGTGCGGGTCCACGCGCCCATCCGGAGGTTCTCCTCGACGGTGAGGGTGCCGAACAGGGCGCGGTCCTCGGGGACGTGCACGAGGCCGGCCCGGACGAGCTCGTCCGGGCGGCGCCCGAGGGTGGAGGCCCCGTCGAACGTGATCGTCCCGGAGCCGGGCCGGAGCTGGCCGCAGACGGCCCGCAGGGTGGTGGTCTTGCCCGCGCCGTTCGCGCCGACGAGCGCGACGATC
Proteins encoded in this region:
- a CDS encoding hydantoin racemase; amino-acid sequence: MRALAVTPIHLPPDEVRRRQARYDRLAPPGLTVELRDVGSAAPPSLEDEASVRASEKAVASAIAEAGEGFDLAFPDCVLDPAVPDGPAPAPAGVPVNGLLKLSSMHLSALNIRFGAVVRNEAIGAELDRRLRAYGLAGNLAGIAILALPFDAIADTAAWNAALGDAVAVLARAGATAVINGCSAVDVEDAALAAAVVDPTALALRLLAARAEADAAMSGGSAS
- a CDS encoding dihydroorotase family protein is translated as MATTELLIKNVRVVRPDAADAAEPEPLDIAVNDGKIVRLAPDLPDDDAATVVDGGGLLAFPGVVDAHQHWGIYNELATDTRTESRASAQGGVTTSLTYMRTGQYYLNKGGPYREFFPEVLSASQGNAYVDYAFHLAPMMAQHIDEIPYLVEEHGVTSFKIFMFYGSHGLHGRSTSQSDFLMTPPDERYDIAHFEFVMRGIQRAREQLSDYADHISLSLHCETAEIMTAYTRLVEQDGSLTGLRAYSASRPPHSEGLAVTIASYLAHETGLPNINLLHLSSEKALSAALTMKAAFPHVDFRREVTIGHLLADVDTAHGLGGKVNPPLRERDDVEALWRHVLAGEVDWVVSDHACCRDEMKFGADRDDIFLAKSGFGGAEYLLPGLVGEGTKRGLSLQQVARLTSWNPARRYGLVNKGAIAEGYDADIALVDPDVSWTVRAADSESTQEYTPFEGFPMTAKVTDTFVRGNRVYTGGKVVGDPAGRYVPRGR
- a CDS encoding ABC transporter ATP-binding protein, which gives rise to MLKLERVCCGYGRMQILHDVDLHLDEGEIVALVGANGAGKTTTLRAVCGQLRPGSGTITFDGASTLGRRPDELVRAGLVHVPEDRALFGTLTVEENLRMGAWTRTSEEAAESMREVFELFPILAERRHQVAQTFSGGQQQMLAIARALMARPRLLMLDEPSTGLAPKLTWTMLDAVKRIRDTGVAVLLVEQNAKQALGIADRAYVMESGATVLHGTGAELAGSAEVRKAYLGL
- a CDS encoding FAD-binding protein, with amino-acid sequence MTDGPDLVVAGAGGGLAGALRAAELGLDVLVIEADEHFRRGNNTSMSTAMFPGAGSRWQRDAGVDDSPDRFVADIDAKTGGTADARLARTLAEVSAPLVEWLADSAELPLSLVTDFNYPGHAVHRCHSVPGRHGSSVIDHLARRVRAHPNIDLLVPARLADVATGPDGAVRAAVVQYPDGTREEIPTRAVLLATNGYGADRDLVERHLPEIAGALYHGGEHSRGDALRIGGGLGAATGYLDAYQGHGAVAPGAGTLVGWATIIHGGFIVDTGGRRFGNETRGYSEYAAEIAARPDATGWIVLDKTVHDQCSAFQDFRDTVESGVLVWAGDAAGLAEATGLPARALTDEIARTAAVARGETPDAHGRTNWERPLEPPYAAVRVVPALFHTQGGLIVNEDAAVVRPDGTPIPGLYAAGGAAAGISGHGAAGYLPGNGLLPAFGLAYLAAGAAARGRTAPTPHTEGE
- a CDS encoding MmgE/PrpD family protein; amino-acid sequence: MTNEELKARAREATARLGEWAAGLDVADVPGPVLERLSLVLLDTLGVTALGAALDEQRALRAAWNAPDGPAPLIGGGRSVAVDAAAWLNANALVSLELDEGNKYAKGHPAAHGFPAVLALAAERDATGADTAAALLAAYEVAARFGRAARLREGAHPHGNWGVAGAAAGCARLLGLDAAATAAAIDAGAGLPVAGHFASATDGNPVRNAWMGASNVSGLAAARMAAAGVARNTGTAALSLGALLGELDAAELTGGLGERWDVARGYFKRHASCSFTHPAADAALDLRGHLDPARITAVLVETHALGAGLASAEWDSRLAAMFSTPFAVAAALLDGEVGPAASGPGRLDDPDLRGLARRVRVTAAADLTARLPDERPARVTVELDDGATLTREAPNPVGDADHHPLDERDVVRLLHRWLPGGSALIDRAAGFARDLPTLPHAGAPLRGLAGARNGTEE